Proteins encoded in a region of the Canis lupus familiaris isolate Mischka breed German Shepherd chromosome 1, alternate assembly UU_Cfam_GSD_1.0, whole genome shotgun sequence genome:
- the LOC476208 gene encoding putative PDZ domain-containing protein PDZK1P1 — MTDITPQGVTMKAGVLAGDHLIEVNEENVEDASHEEVVAKVKNSGNHVMFLLVVKETDKLHTEQKIELKRETASLKLLPHQPQVVEMKKGGNGYGFYLRAGPEQKGQVIKDIDSGSPAEEAGLKNNDLLVAVNGESVESLDHDSVVEMIRKGGDQTSLLVVDKETDNMYRLAHFSSFLYHQSQELPNGSVKEAPAPTLAPPEVSSSDTTEEVGNHKPKLCRLVKGENGYGFHLNAIEGQPGSFIKEVQKGSPAELAGLEDEDIIIEVNGAKVVDEPYEKVVDRIQSSGKNVTLLVCGKKAYDYFQVKKIPVVSSMADPLDETPDSKEETLAEPELESHVAKERAHSTASHSSSNSEDTEM; from the coding sequence ATGACTGATATAACACCTCAAGGTGTGACTATGAAAGCTGGTGTCTTGGCAGGTGATCACTTGATTGAAGTGAATGAAGAGAATGTAGAAGATGCCAGCCATGAGGAAGTGGTTGCAAAGGTGAAGAACTCCGGAAATCATGTCATGTTCCTGTTGGTGGTCAAGGAGACTGACAAGCTCCATACTGAGCAGAAgatagaattgaagagagaaaCAGCCAGTCTGAAACTGTTACCCCACCAGCCTCAGGTCGTAGAGATGAAGAAGGGAGGCAATGGATATGGTTTCTATCTGAGGGCAGGTCCAGAACAGAAAGGTCAAGTCATCAAGGACATAGATTCTGGAAGTCCAGCAGAGGAGGCTGGCTTGAAGAACAATGACCTGCTGGTGGCTGTCAATGGCGAGTCTGTGGAATCCCTGGATCATGACAGTGTGGTGGAAATGATTAGAAAGGGCGGAGATCAGACTTCGCTGCTGGTGGTAGACAAAGAGACAGACAACATGTACAGACTggctcatttttcttcatttctctaccATCAAAGTCAAGAACTGCCTAATGGTTCTGTCAAGGAGGCTCCAGCTCCTACTCTTGCTCCTCCAGAGGTTTCAAGTTCAGATACTACAGAGGAAGTAGGAAATCATAAGCCTAAGCTCTGCAGGCTGGTTAAAGGCGAAAATGGCTATGGCTTCCACTTAAACGCGATTGAGGGTCAGCCAGGATCCTTCATCAAAGAGGTACAGAAGGGCAGCCCTGCTGAATTGGCAGGGTTGGAGGATGAAGATATCATCATTGAAGTGAATGGAGCGAAGGTGGTGGATGAACCCTATGAGAAGGTGGTAGACAGAATCCAGAGCAGTGGGAAGAATGTCACACTCCTGGTCTGTGGAAAGAAGGCCTATGATTATTTCCAGGTTAAGAAAATCCCTGTTGTTTCCTCCATGGCTGATCCACTGGATGAAACTCCTGATTCCAAAGAAGAAACACTGGCAGAACCAGAGCTCGAGTCACATGTGGCAAAAGAACGAGCTCACAGTACAGCCTCACATTCTTCTTCCAATTCTGAAGACACAGAGATGTGA